Within Candidatus Methanoperedens sp., the genomic segment AGCGCAAAGGAAATATGATATCATCATCCTGAACTATGCTAATCTTGATATGGTGGGGCATACCGGTATTCTCGAAGCTGCTGTGAAAGCTGTTGAGGCAGTCGACCAGTGCGTAGGACGGGTATACGAAGCAATGAGAAAAGCTGGCGGCTTATTGATTCTCACTGCCGATCACGGGAATGCGGAAAAGATGCTTGACAATAACGGGGGGATCCACACAGCGCATACATCAAATCCCGTGCCTTTCCTGGTATGCAAGAAAGAGATCATGCTCCGTAACGGAATTCTAGCTGACATAGCCCCCACACTTCTTGATATTCTCGGGATAGAAAAACCGAAAGAAATGACGGGGCAGTCTTTAATAAAGATATAACTTAATATAGTTTTCAAACATATTTTTATACATGGATGCCGCATCCGACCTGACCATCTTCCACGGCAAGCTCACGATACTCGTGGTTTTCGGGCACGGGGGAGAAGTGGACAAAAGCCAGCTAAAAAAATTCATAGGTTCTGAGGTAATTGCTGAACGCTGGAACAAACCAATAGAAATAGAACAGTGTGAAGGTGTAGGGGTAATTGTTTCAGGGAGTGAAAAGATAACCTGTAACGTAAATAATTACACCGATGTTTTTGTGGCAGGTGTGTCGATCCTGAGGACAGAGATCGAAATCAGAGATAAGATTTCATTCAACGACATACTTGTGTCGCTTCATTCAAACACTATTATTGTCGACGGGCTTGATTTCCAGTCATTTGCCAACAAGAAAATCAGCGAGATTCGCGAAAAGCTTAATCCAGGCAAGAAGGTATCGTATTATCCAATTACAAAGAGATACACGCTCTTAAAAATTAAAGAATTCACTCCGAAGCTGGAACATAGGGGGCTGAAAGAGCAGTACGGCGAGATCATCACACGTTTCCTTTCCGGGGAGACATCTATAAGACCGTTGCACAGTAAAGAGATCACGGAAAAACTTGGCAACGACCTCTCGTACTATGACGAAGACCTGTTTCTTACCTCTCCCGAAGGTGTATTTATCCTGGGCTGTGATGATTATATCAAAGACCTGCGCGAACTGCTTGAACTTGCCATCTCGCTTTTGTTGTTATTCCAGATCTATGACCGTAAGATAGATTCAGAGATCACCAATGCGTTTGATGCGATAAAAAAAATGCATATTTCAAAGCTTTATTTCCTCACACTTGCCCCTCGAAAGCTTGAAAAAGCCCTGCTTAATGTGAGCGAGATCGGGCTCGTAATCCTTGACGATATCGAGGATCTGATGAATCCCCATAAGATAACCCAGGACTGGTATTACCAGTCAACTTACCAGAAAATGCTGAACACCCTTAAAGTGAATGACTTTGAAAAGGTCGTGCAGCATAAGATTGATTCCCTGCAGGAGCTCTACTCCACGGCAAGGGAACTTTCCACCGAGCAATTGATGTTGATCCTGGAAGTTGTTGTAGTATTGTTGATCCTGTGGGAAGTTATATCTCCCGTAATAAAATGATCTATAATCAAATGTCCTTGCTCATTCTTCTTTAGTTTTGGGTTCCAATACTTCCTTGTTGTATCTCTCAAGGTAAATTACTTCCTTGATATCCGTATTGGCGATGAGCTCACTTGCTATCTGCCTTTTGGACATGAGCCATCTCTGATTATATGTCATATCAGGGTCGATTTCAACAGTCGCTGTTTCGCCATTTATCTGGATGGAAAGATCCCTTCCAAGATAAAGGCCCAGAAGACCATGCACTTTGCCTTCATTATCCTCGATTTTTTCTTTTATCTCGTAATCGTAGGTAACCGTGACCCCTGCCAGGAACCTGTTAAAATCAACCTGTGCCATCCTCCCGATAACTCTTATTATTGTCCCGGCGCGGCCGTCTACCTGCACGGGCATACCAACCTGTGGTCTATCCTTGAATTTGGTAATGGGAATGGTCTCGATAAGTTCCGGATTCCTGTGGCCAAAGGCTTTCTCAGGCGGGAGAGTAATGCTTCCTTTGTATCCAACATCCTTGCCTATCAAATCCTCATCAAGCCCAAGAACCGTATGCCCCGCGCCAACAACTATTACATCTCCGCCATATTTTCCTTTCTCGTTGTAGATTCCGCTGGCTCTGGCAACCTCTTCTTCCGTGGTATCGAAAATACGATCCTCGGTTTTTCCTGTGTATGATACTTTAATGAAATCTCCTTTTTGAATGCTCATTATTATTCCTGTTCCTTTTTTCCGCTCTTGATGTATCAATGGTATAAAATACTTACTTAAATGTCATTTCAGAAAGCATTATTGTATATCCTGTTCTTTAAGAGGGGAGGAATCGTATTGAAAGCAACTGCATTTGCTGTGGAAGACATACCGCTGATCAAACCGGGCGCAGATATTGGCCGCCTCATCTCCGAAAAAGCTGAAGTGATGCAAAACGATATTGTCGTTGTTTCTTCGACGATAGTGTCAAAATCCGAGAACAGGATTCTTTCCCTGGATAAAGTGAACGCGACGGACCTAGCAAAAAAAATCGCAAAAAAGAACGGCAACGACCCGAGATTCGTTCAGGCTGTGCTTGATGAAAGCAGTGAAATATTACTCGAATCGCCCTTTATTCTTGTCCGCACAAGGAGCGGAAGTATTTGTGTTAATTCAGGCATAGACCACTCAAATGTAGAAGGCCAGGAGAACATCCTTCTGCTTCCGGAAGATCCTGATAAAAGTGCACGAGCAATAAAGGATTCCATATTCAAGCACACTGGAAAGAAGGTCAGTGTAATTATCACGGATACTAACGGGCGTGCTTTCAGGATCGGCCAGACCGGTGCAGCCATCGGGATAGCGGGAATAATGCCGACCCGGGACTGGAGGGGGACAAAGGACCTTTTCGGGAAGGTACTTGAAGTAAAAAACGAAGGCATCGTGGATGAGCTCGCATGCTTTGCAAATATCCTGATGGGAGAGGGGGACGGAGGGACGCCGATCGTGATCGTTCGAGGATTGGATCTTTACAGCGAATCTTATGGTATTAAGGAATTATACAGGCCTGAGAAAGAAGATGTGATACGAAAGGCGCTTCTCAGATCTCTGTCAGTTTGAATTGTTTTCTGTCCTTTTTCACTTCAAAGAATTCCCGCGCCGCTCTGCTCACCTTTTCCCTGGATTCAGCCGGTGCAAAAACCCCCAGGCGCCAGTTATCAAGCTGCGCTTTTTCAAGGGATGCGACCAGGTTTGAGGCTTTATCTATGGATTCCATTTTACCGTTTATCATTACCTTGGCTTTCATTTCAATTATATGGGGTTTTTCGGGTATGTCAACGATCACATACTCTGGTGATATGCCTGCGCCTTCTGCTATTTCCATTTCCACTCTCTTTATGTTCTTCCTGAATTTTAATACATCCGCGTTCAAGGAATCAAAACCGGTATAAAGCGCTCGTTTGAACAGGCGCCGCTCATCCAGCCTTTTTGCTATTTCCGCCGCATAACCCTTGGAACTCTTCATTTCCATCATGAACATGATATCATCCATCCTCTGAAACGATAGCGGCGAGAGACCTTCATTCTCGATCAGGTATTGCGCCGCCCGGATGCACATGGATTCCGCGATCCTGCTTACGTGATGGAAGTAAACAGTAAGATGCATCAGGAAACGAGATACGAGCAGTGACTCGGCGGCCTGCAACCCCCCCGGGTTCAGAACGAGTCTATTCTCGTTGAACTTCAACTCGTGTATCAACCTCACATGGTCCACAAGACCGAAGGCTACGCCGGTGTAGTGAGCATCCCGTACAAGATAATCCATTTTATCAACATCTATCTCACTGCTCAGGATCTGTCCGGGATAGGTTTCCCCCCTGATATGTGCGGCTATGGAAGATGGTGATAAACCATGCTCTTTCAGCACATCAGCAATTGTGCCTTTTTTTAAAAGTTCCCCCACACTGTCATGGCTTTTTCTTGTGTACTTCTCTATGATATCCTCGGTCGCATGGGAAAATGGCCCGTGCCCGATATCATGAAGCAGCGCCGCTGCTAGCAATTCTTTCTGCTGTTGCTCATCTACCTGCCTGGCCAATTGCCGTGTGAGATGGTATACTCCGAGTGAGTGCTCAAACCTGGTATGGTTCGCCCCAGGGTAAACTAGATTGGAAAATCCGAGCTGCCTTATCCTCCTGAGCCTCTGGACCTCAGGCGAGTCGATAAGAGAAAGTGCAAGTTCATCAAGTTCAATATAATCGTGGACCGGGTCGCGTATTACTTTCATGAAATTTCTCTTTATAAAATTCCATAAACTATATACAATGAAGAATTATAAACCTTATTGAATTACGGTATTAAGTCTGATTTACAGAGGTTAGATGGACATTGAGATCAGAAAAGCTACACTATCAGATATCAAGGACATAAAAAAGATCCTTTCTTTTTATTGCCTTGATACTGAAAACGTGGAAAAAAATCTGCCTGAATTTATTGTAGCTGTTCTGGATTGCAGGATTGTTGGATGCGCCTGCCTGGATATGGGGGAAATTATAGAACTGCGGTCGATTGCAGTGCTTCCAGGTTTTCGAAATAAGGGCACAGGCTCAAAGCTCGTGGATTCTATCTTAAGGCGTGCAGCCGATTCGACACAGGCAGTCTATCTTCGAACCACATCGCCCTCCTTTTTTCAGAAGAAAGGATTCCGGAAACTCCAGGAAGATGAGAAAAAAGTCATCTGGAAAGAGTGCGCCGAATGCGATAAGTTCAACGTCTGTAAACAAACTCTCATGAAAATCAATATTGGCTGATGTTTTTGATTTTAACAATTAAATATTATTTATCAAGTCTGTTACCGGTATGTTCAATGTTGGGCTACATTATTTATGTTTTGGGGTACTAAATGAAAGCCAGAGTATATCCGGAAAGAAAAATCCGATGTTTTCAATGCTATTCTGGATGCTGAGAAGGATTTCATTGAAGAACAGCAATGGAACACGAGGAAAGGATTATTAAGCATGGAAAGTGATTGCTAATCATGAATAAAGGGTGTGAGTGATTGTTCAGGAGATTTTTGGAATCGTACATCGATGTCTGCAATAATATCGTGACAGAATCCGCCAATTCGGTTCTGATGTTCGAGGCAGGGGAGCAGGCCGCGATGGACCTTAAGACCACGAAGCTTGAGGATATAACTCTGGAATTTGAGAAAGACGAACTAAAAGTATCAATTGAGGTATCCGAAAAAAAAGTCGCGTTCAGGATCAAAGGCCTGCCGTTGTCCGGGAAAAAATGTAAATATTGTGATATCCTGAGAGGATTCCTGGGTGGAGTATCGCGAAAACATCTCGATACCAGGTATTATTGCAAAAAGGGCGAGGAATGCGCTCTTGAAGGGTCGGATGAATGCCTTTTCATGGCGGAGCTGATCGAATGAATAAATGCTTATCCGCAGGGATAAAAAGCTGGTCTGCCAGATAGCAGCTTCTACGGAAAAGGTGTGAAATGCCAAAGGATTTGACTGTAACCCTGAGCGACCTGGAATACGAGATTCTCAAAAGGTTAAAAATAGTTGAGGGCGAGGATGGAGTAAAGCTAAGAAATCTTTTGAGACTTTATGTTTCCACAATCCCCGAGCTGAAATCATCTGAATATGCCCTGAAAAGGGCTGAAAACAAGGAAGAGATCGAAACGATCCTCAGGAATGTGTGGGCTTCATATGAACTTACAGATAATCCTACAGAGCAGTGGAAAGAAGAGAAAATAAACAAATTGATCAGCGACCTAACGGAGATCAACGCACTTGTAAAAATCGGGGAAAAACAATTCATTCCAACAAATAAATTCAGAAGTCTGTTCAAATCATTGCTTCATGATATTGCATCCGAAATGAAGGATGTGGATGAATATACAGCAGCGTGCATAGCCACGATCCAGCTTCTGATGGAGTTCGGTGCAGGAAGCCTGAGTAACGAGACCATAAGCGACGGAACCATCCTGATCAATGAAGGATGGATGTTTGCATATGCGACAGCGATGAAGAAGGCGAGGGAGTTCATGAAAACAAAGAAAATATTCGCAGAAATACCCGCGCAGATACCATCACAGGTATGATAGAACACCGTTGACGTGGCACAATACGGGGTCTGGCGCGAATATGCCTTTATACTGTTTTGCCCTGAACCTGCAGCCTCCCCTGCATTCGCAAACCATTTCGCAATCACGGCAATCCAGTTTATCCAGCCCCCATAGATAAGCTCTGCACAGTTCATTCCAGGCTTTTCTTAAGTCGTTGACATCCCCCACTGGTTCATCATCAAAAAACCCGCATTTACTGACACTACCGTCAGGGGAGACGGAACACAGATGCGAGCCGCAGGTGTAATCGCCAGTGCTTTCATGGGCTCCTCCCCCGAACCCGTATTTTAATAATGATGCCGCTTCATCCATATCGGGCATATAATCCGGGTTCTCTTCCAGATTCCCGACAATTGAGGGCACATCCACACTCCATGAAAGGATTTCC encodes:
- a CDS encoding peptidylprolyl isomerase → MSIQKGDFIKVSYTGKTEDRIFDTTEEEVARASGIYNEKGKYGGDVIVVGAGHTVLGLDEDLIGKDVGYKGSITLPPEKAFGHRNPELIETIPITKFKDRPQVGMPVQVDGRAGTIIRVIGRMAQVDFNRFLAGVTVTYDYEIKEKIEDNEGKVHGLLGLYLGRDLSIQINGETATVEIDPDMTYNQRWLMSKRQIASELIANTDIKEVIYLERYNKEVLEPKTKEE
- a CDS encoding HD domain-containing protein, translating into MKVIRDPVHDYIELDELALSLIDSPEVQRLRRIRQLGFSNLVYPGANHTRFEHSLGVYHLTRQLARQVDEQQQKELLAAALLHDIGHGPFSHATEDIIEKYTRKSHDSVGELLKKGTIADVLKEHGLSPSSIAAHIRGETYPGQILSSEIDVDKMDYLVRDAHYTGVAFGLVDHVRLIHELKFNENRLVLNPGGLQAAESLLVSRFLMHLTVYFHHVSRIAESMCIRAAQYLIENEGLSPLSFQRMDDIMFMMEMKSSKGYAAEIAKRLDERRLFKRALYTGFDSLNADVLKFRKNIKRVEMEIAEGAGISPEYVIVDIPEKPHIIEMKAKVMINGKMESIDKASNLVASLEKAQLDNWRLGVFAPAESREKVSRAAREFFEVKKDRKQFKLTEI
- a CDS encoding GNAT family N-acetyltransferase, with product MDIEIRKATLSDIKDIKKILSFYCLDTENVEKNLPEFIVAVLDCRIVGCACLDMGEIIELRSIAVLPGFRNKGTGSKLVDSILRRAADSTQAVYLRTTSPSFFQKKGFRKLQEDEKKVIWKECAECDKFNVCKQTLMKINIG
- a CDS encoding coenzyme F420-0:L-glutamate ligase, with the translated sequence MKATAFAVEDIPLIKPGADIGRLISEKAEVMQNDIVVVSSTIVSKSENRILSLDKVNATDLAKKIAKKNGNDPRFVQAVLDESSEILLESPFILVRTRSGSICVNSGIDHSNVEGQENILLLPEDPDKSARAIKDSIFKHTGKKVSVIITDTNGRAFRIGQTGAAIGIAGIMPTRDWRGTKDLFGKVLEVKNEGIVDELACFANILMGEGDGGTPIVIVRGLDLYSESYGIKELYRPEKEDVIRKALLRSLSV